The Clostridioides sp. ES-S-0010-02 genome window below encodes:
- a CDS encoding transcriptional repressor, translating to MANTMDLLKDKLKETGFKITPQRRAIVEILLQHDHSHLSSEEIYDLVRVDCPEIGLATVYRTMQLLDEIGLISKLNLDDGCIRYEISLHKEDCHNHHHLICKNCGKIMEAKEDLLDNIEKEIQSLYKFKILDHDVKFYGLCDECNKISDSEE from the coding sequence ATGGCAAACACAATGGATTTATTAAAAGACAAGTTAAAAGAAACTGGTTTTAAGATTACGCCACAAAGAAGAGCAATAGTTGAGATATTGCTTCAACATGACCATTCACATTTAAGTAGTGAAGAAATCTATGATTTAGTTAGGGTTGACTGTCCTGAAATAGGTCTAGCTACTGTATACAGAACAATGCAGTTATTAGACGAAATAGGATTAATATCAAAACTAAACTTAGATGATGGGTGTATAAGATATGAGATTAGTCTACATAAAGAAGACTGTCATAATCATCATCATCTTATTTGTAAAAATTGTGGAAAGATAATGGAAGCTAAAGAAGACCTTTTAGACAATATAGAAAAAGAAATACAATCATTGTACAAATTTAAAATACTTGATCATGATGTTAAATTTTATGGATTATGTGATGAGTGCAATAAAATAAGTGATTCAGAAGAATAA
- a CDS encoding DUF1292 domain-containing protein: MEENIINLIDENGVESQFEIILTLEAEGKEYAILMPLDDEEAEEALIFRIDEDEEGEILIPLESDEEYETVVAVYTAIMEEEGLNYDEDESNGLN; the protein is encoded by the coding sequence ATGGAAGAAAATATAATAAATTTAATTGATGAAAATGGTGTAGAAAGCCAATTTGAAATAATATTAACATTAGAAGCAGAAGGAAAAGAATATGCAATATTAATGCCTTTAGATGATGAAGAGGCTGAAGAAGCTTTAATATTTAGAATTGATGAAGATGAAGAAGGAGAAATACTAATACCTTTAGAAAGTGATGAAGAGTATGAAACTGTTGTAGCTGTATATACTGCTATAATGGAAGAAGAAGGTTTAAATTACGACGAAGATGAATCAAATGGACTTAACTAG
- the alaS gene encoding alanine--tRNA ligase codes for MEKMGLNEIRSKFLEFFESKGHYVADSYSLVPNNDKSLLLINSGMAPLKNYFSGVEVPPSLRMCTSQKCIRTGDIENVGITARHATFFEMMGNFSFGDYFKRESIKWGWEFVTEWLSIPEDKIWVTVYEEDDDSYDIWAKEMNFPEERMVRLGKDDNFWEIGTGPCGPCSEIYFDRGEEYGCDNPDCKPGCDCDRYLEFWNHVFTQFDRDEEGNYSLLESKNIDTGMGLERMGCIMQGVDTIFEVDTIKSILEAVEKLTGVKYGVNPKNDISIRIITDHIRAVTFLVSDGVLPSNEGRGYVLRRLLRRAARHGKLLGVKELFLQKLIDEVIKVNDKAYPVLVEKESYIKKVVGIEEEKFNETIDQGTEILNSYIEALKNEGKTVLSGQEAFKLYDTYGFPIDLTKEILEEEHLSVDEESFNEEMEKQKERARNARGNMDGESWKEDPLSKLESTIDSMFNGSSELYGEGIIEAIVKEDELVQNAKEGDKVSIVLDNTTFYPEGGGQVGDCGLITNENLVVEVLNTKKGANNSIKHIGIIKSGKISNGDKVKTLVDRDVRMSAARNHSATHLLHKALKEVLGEHVNQAGSLVTPDRLRFDITHFEAISNEELKVIEEKVNNVILSSLDIKCDIMNIKEAKEKGATALFGEKYGDEVRVVSMGDYSTELCGGTHLTNTSQIGMFKILSEGGVAAGVRRIEAITGKAVYEYLKEKEGIISEVCVNLKSKEDNLIQRISSLLEENKNLSKELHDIKTKMSLQSADSIFDSKLEVNGVNLITNKFEGMDMDTLRETADNLRDKLGSGVVVLANVVDDKVNFVVTATKDVLDKGIHSGNIVREVAKIAGGKGGGRPNMAQAGASDISKVDQALSYASEVIKTQVK; via the coding sequence ATGGAAAAGATGGGACTAAACGAGATAAGAAGTAAGTTTTTAGAATTTTTTGAGTCAAAAGGTCACTATGTAGCAGATAGCTATTCTTTAGTACCAAACAATGACAAGAGTTTATTGCTTATAAACTCAGGTATGGCACCTTTAAAAAATTATTTTTCAGGTGTAGAAGTACCTCCAAGTTTAAGAATGTGTACATCTCAAAAATGTATAAGAACTGGAGATATAGAAAATGTAGGTATAACTGCAAGACATGCCACTTTTTTTGAAATGATGGGTAACTTCTCATTTGGAGATTACTTTAAAAGAGAATCAATTAAATGGGGATGGGAATTTGTCACAGAATGGCTAAGTATCCCAGAAGATAAAATATGGGTAACTGTATATGAAGAAGATGACGATTCTTATGATATATGGGCAAAAGAAATGAATTTCCCAGAAGAAAGAATGGTTAGACTTGGTAAAGATGATAACTTCTGGGAGATAGGTACAGGTCCTTGTGGTCCTTGTTCAGAAATATATTTTGATAGAGGAGAAGAATATGGATGTGATAATCCAGACTGTAAACCAGGCTGTGATTGTGACAGATACCTAGAATTCTGGAACCATGTATTTACTCAGTTTGATAGAGATGAAGAAGGAAACTACAGTCTATTAGAAAGTAAAAATATAGATACAGGTATGGGCCTTGAAAGAATGGGATGTATCATGCAAGGTGTGGACACTATCTTTGAAGTAGATACTATTAAGTCTATATTGGAAGCAGTTGAAAAGTTAACAGGAGTAAAATATGGAGTAAATCCAAAAAATGATATATCAATAAGAATAATAACTGACCATATAAGAGCTGTGACATTCTTAGTTAGTGATGGAGTACTTCCATCAAATGAGGGAAGAGGCTATGTTCTTAGAAGACTTCTTAGACGTGCTGCTCGTCATGGTAAACTATTAGGTGTAAAAGAATTATTCTTACAAAAACTGATAGATGAAGTTATAAAGGTAAATGATAAAGCATATCCAGTTTTAGTTGAAAAAGAAAGTTATATTAAAAAAGTTGTTGGAATAGAAGAAGAAAAATTCAATGAAACTATAGACCAAGGAACAGAAATATTGAACTCATATATAGAAGCATTAAAGAATGAAGGAAAAACTGTTTTAAGTGGTCAAGAAGCCTTTAAACTGTATGATACTTATGGATTCCCTATAGACTTAACTAAAGAAATTTTGGAAGAAGAACATTTATCTGTAGATGAAGAGTCTTTCAATGAAGAAATGGAAAAACAAAAAGAAAGAGCTAGAAATGCTAGAGGAAATATGGATGGAGAAAGTTGGAAGGAAGACCCTCTATCAAAATTAGAGTCTACTATAGATAGTATGTTTAATGGATCTAGTGAATTATATGGTGAAGGAATTATTGAAGCTATAGTTAAAGAGGATGAATTAGTTCAAAATGCAAAAGAAGGTGATAAAGTATCTATAGTACTAGACAATACTACTTTCTATCCTGAAGGTGGAGGACAAGTTGGTGATTGTGGATTAATAACTAACGAAAATTTAGTAGTGGAAGTATTAAATACTAAAAAAGGTGCTAATAATAGTATAAAACATATAGGTATAATAAAATCAGGAAAAATAAGTAATGGAGATAAAGTAAAGACATTAGTAGATAGAGATGTTAGAATGTCTGCTGCAAGAAACCATAGTGCTACACATTTACTTCATAAAGCACTAAAAGAAGTATTAGGAGAGCATGTTAATCAAGCTGGTTCTTTAGTTACTCCAGATAGATTAAGATTTGATATTACTCACTTTGAAGCTATATCAAATGAAGAATTAAAAGTTATAGAAGAAAAAGTAAATAATGTTATTTTATCATCTTTAGACATAAAATGTGATATTATGAATATAAAAGAGGCAAAAGAAAAAGGAGCTACAGCACTATTTGGTGAAAAATATGGTGATGAAGTAAGAGTAGTTTCTATGGGAGATTATTCTACAGAACTTTGTGGAGGAACTCACTTGACAAATACTTCTCAGATAGGAATGTTTAAAATATTGTCTGAAGGTGGAGTAGCAGCAGGAGTAAGAAGAATAGAAGCAATAACAGGAAAAGCTGTTTATGAATACTTAAAAGAAAAAGAAGGAATTATATCTGAAGTTTGTGTAAATTTAAAATCTAAAGAAGATAATTTAATTCAAAGAATAAGTTCTTTATTAGAAGAAAATAAAAATTTATCTAAAGAATTACATGATATAAAGACTAAAATGAGTTTACAATCAGCTGATTCTATTTTTGATTCTAAGCTTGAAGTAAATGGAGTTAACTTAATAACTAATAAATTTGAAGGTATGGATATGGATACACTAAGAGAAACAGCAGATAATTTAAGAGATAAGCTTGGCTCTGGTGTAGTAGTATTGGCAAATGTAGTAGATGATAAAGTTAACTTTGTAGTTACTGCTACTAAAGATGTGTTAGATAAAGGAATACATTCAGGGAATATAGTTAGAGAAGTTGCAAAAATAGCTGGAGGAAAAGGTGGAGGAAGACCTAATATGGCACAAGCAGGAGCTAGTGACATATCTAAGGTTGACCAAGCTCTAAGCTATGCAAGTGAGGTTATTAAGACACAAGTTAAATAA
- a CDS encoding ribonuclease J, producing the protein MQLFKKNTNKIKVMALGGLNEVGKNMTVVEYKDEIIVIDAGLSFPEDEMLGVDIVIPDITYLVKNRDKIKGIFITHGHEDHIGALPYILKKINVPVYGARLSIGLIQVKLKEHKMNNVKLNVITPRQVIKLDNMEVEFLKNNHSIPDAYSIAVHTDQGIIYHTGDFKIDLTPIDGDVMDMHRICELSKKGVLLMLADSTNAEKPGFTMSEKTVGVGLDELFAKGNGRRIIVATFASNIHRLQQIINTAEKFNRKVAISGRSMVNVVGVAKELGYLDISDDMLIDLNDIYKHEDGELVIITTGSQGEPMSALARMAFSEHKKVEIKSGDLVIISAHPIPGNEKLISRVINFLFEKGAEVVYSDIADIHVSGHACQEELKLIHALVRPKFFMPAHGEYRMLKRHAEIAEQLGMDKENIFVMQTGDVLELDKNSAKVANRIQTGNILVDGLGVGDVGNIVLRDRKHLSEDGLMIVVVTISKDEGKVLAGPDIISRGFVYVRESEDLMDGAKDIIKNVLNECEEKNIKEWAYLKNNIKENLKEYLYQKTKRNPMILPIIMEV; encoded by the coding sequence ATGCAATTGTTCAAAAAGAACACCAACAAGATAAAGGTAATGGCTTTAGGTGGACTTAACGAAGTTGGAAAAAATATGACTGTTGTTGAGTATAAAGATGAAATAATTGTTATAGATGCTGGACTTAGTTTTCCAGAAGATGAAATGTTAGGAGTAGATATAGTTATACCAGACATAACTTATTTAGTCAAAAACAGGGATAAAATAAAGGGTATATTTATTACACATGGACATGAAGACCATATAGGAGCTCTTCCATATATACTAAAAAAGATAAATGTTCCTGTATATGGAGCGAGGCTTAGTATAGGTCTTATACAAGTAAAATTGAAAGAACATAAGATGAATAATGTTAAGTTAAATGTCATAACTCCAAGACAAGTTATAAAGCTTGATAATATGGAAGTAGAGTTTTTGAAAAATAACCATAGTATACCAGATGCTTACTCTATTGCAGTACACACAGACCAAGGGATAATATACCATACAGGAGACTTTAAGATTGACTTAACTCCAATTGATGGTGATGTTATGGATATGCATAGAATCTGTGAGTTGAGCAAAAAAGGAGTTCTTTTAATGTTGGCAGATAGTACTAATGCAGAAAAACCAGGATTTACTATGTCTGAAAAAACTGTTGGAGTAGGTCTTGATGAGTTATTTGCAAAGGGAAATGGTAGAAGAATTATAGTTGCTACGTTTGCATCTAACATACACAGATTACAACAAATAATAAATACAGCTGAAAAGTTTAATAGGAAGGTTGCTATATCAGGTCGTTCAATGGTAAATGTAGTTGGAGTTGCCAAGGAATTAGGATATTTAGATATTTCTGACGATATGCTGATAGATTTAAATGATATATACAAGCATGAAGATGGCGAGTTAGTGATAATAACGACTGGTTCACAAGGTGAGCCTATGTCAGCTCTTGCTAGAATGGCTTTTTCAGAACACAAAAAAGTAGAAATAAAGAGTGGCGATTTAGTTATAATATCTGCTCATCCAATACCAGGAAATGAAAAATTAATATCAAGAGTAATAAACTTCTTATTTGAAAAAGGAGCAGAAGTAGTATATAGTGATATAGCGGATATACACGTTTCTGGACATGCCTGTCAAGAAGAATTAAAGCTTATACATGCATTAGTTAGACCAAAGTTTTTTATGCCAGCTCATGGTGAATATAGAATGTTAAAAAGACATGCTGAAATAGCTGAACAACTTGGAATGGACAAGGAAAATATTTTTGTCATGCAAACAGGAGATGTTTTAGAGTTAGATAAAAACTCTGCTAAAGTAGCAAATCGTATACAAACAGGAAATATACTAGTTGATGGATTAGGTGTAGGAGATGTAGGTAATATAGTCTTAAGAGATAGAAAGCATTTATCAGAAGATGGTCTTATGATAGTTGTAGTAACTATTTCTAAAGATGAAGGCAAAGTTTTAGCAGGTCCAGATATAATATCTAGAGGCTTTGTGTATGTAAGAGAGTCTGAAGATTTAATGGATGGAGCAAAGGATATAATTAAAAACGTTCTAAACGAGTGTGAAGAGAAAAATATTAAAGAATGGGCTTATTTAAAGAATAACATTAAAGAAAACCTAAAAGAGTATTTATATCAAAAAACTAAGCGAAATCCAATGATACTTCCTATAATAATGGAAGTATAG
- a CDS encoding metal-dependent hydrolase → MRGKTHCAIGILTAIQTSLIFTIPISLVDILVSATFAVLPDLDKSNSMVSNFILKNNISKYIYRIFIYAINIIIFFISININDNFYLSAIITFVAIIIIEAKLTHTFLRKIFLSLIFILLAICLYIVEVEIYFIIFCLMLSIFPWLKHRSFSHSIFATIIIYFLLKQIELITSINNLSFYGTLGYASHMFLGDLFTKQGIPLFYPLSEKKISLGFLTVGGPFSNFIEKSFIFILIGLIIFSILKL, encoded by the coding sequence ATGCGTGGTAAAACTCATTGTGCAATAGGAATTTTAACAGCTATCCAGACATCTTTAATTTTTACAATTCCTATATCTCTAGTAGATATTTTAGTTTCAGCTACTTTTGCAGTACTGCCCGATTTGGATAAATCTAATTCTATGGTCTCAAATTTCATTCTAAAAAACAATATATCCAAATACATATATAGAATTTTTATATACGCTATTAATATTATTATTTTCTTTATTTCAATAAATATAAATGATAATTTTTATTTAAGTGCAATAATTACATTTGTTGCAATTATAATTATTGAGGCAAAACTAACCCATACATTTCTGAGAAAAATCTTTCTATCATTAATATTTATACTATTAGCTATATGCTTATACATCGTAGAAGTTGAAATATATTTTATAATTTTTTGTCTAATGTTGTCAATTTTTCCCTGGCTAAAGCACAGAAGCTTTTCTCATAGTATATTTGCAACCATCATAATATATTTTTTACTAAAACAAATAGAATTAATCACTAGTATTAATAATTTATCTTTTTATGGAACACTTGGCTATGCAAGCCATATGTTTTTAGGGGATTTATTTACAAAACAAGGAATACCACTTTTTTATCCACTAAGTGAAAAAAAGATTTCCTTAGGATTTTTAACAGTTGGAGGACCATTTAGTAATTTTATAGAAAAATCATTTATTTTCATACTTATAGGATTAATTATATTTTCAATATTAAAATTATAA
- a CDS encoding IreB family regulatory phosphoprotein → MEKDLDYTMKFEGIPEDRMSVGDTIDFVYKALVEKGYNPINQIIGYLLSGDSSYITSHKNARAIIKKFERDEILEEVITHYLNRK, encoded by the coding sequence TTGGAAAAAGATTTAGACTACACTATGAAATTTGAAGGAATACCAGAAGATAGAATGAGTGTGGGAGATACGATAGATTTTGTATATAAAGCACTAGTTGAAAAAGGATATAACCCTATAAATCAAATTATAGGGTATCTCCTTTCTGGCGATTCTAGTTATATAACTAGTCATAAAAATGCAAGAGCTATAATTAAAAAATTTGAAAGAGATGAGATACTTGAAGAAGTAATCACGCACTATCTGAATAGAAAGTAG
- the mnmA gene encoding tRNA 2-thiouridine(34) synthase MnmA, with translation MNKKVMIGMSGGVDSSVAAYLLKQQGYDVIGVTMKLWQDDDEVENEGGCCSLSAVEDARRVANKIGIPFYVLNFREVFKEKVIDYFIDEYLEGKTPNPCIACNKHIKFDDFYKRARQIGCDYVATGHYAKIEKDEDTGRYLLKKSVTDKKDQTYALYNLTQEQLKHTLLPIGDYEKDRVREIAKEMGMAVHNKPDSQEICFVKDNDYANYVKKHSEKRIEEGFFVDTKGNVLGKHKGILYYTIGQRKGLGITFGKPMFVVDINPINNTIVLGDNEELFKKELIAKDVNFISIDKLEEPLRVQAKIRYSAKPSPATIYNVGENTIKIVFDEAQRAITKGQSVVMYDGDIVVGGGIIEKSL, from the coding sequence ATGAATAAAAAAGTAATGATAGGTATGAGTGGAGGAGTAGATAGTTCTGTAGCTGCATATCTTTTAAAACAGCAAGGATACGACGTCATTGGTGTTACTATGAAATTATGGCAAGACGATGACGAAGTTGAAAATGAAGGTGGTTGTTGCTCTTTATCAGCAGTTGAAGATGCTAGAAGAGTAGCAAATAAAATAGGAATACCATTTTATGTTCTTAATTTTAGAGAAGTATTTAAAGAAAAAGTAATAGATTATTTTATAGATGAATACTTAGAAGGAAAAACTCCTAATCCTTGTATAGCTTGTAATAAACATATAAAATTTGACGATTTTTATAAAAGAGCTAGACAAATAGGATGTGATTATGTGGCTACAGGTCACTATGCAAAAATAGAAAAAGATGAAGATACAGGAAGATATTTATTAAAAAAATCTGTTACAGATAAAAAAGACCAGACTTATGCACTTTATAATCTTACACAAGAACAATTAAAACATACACTACTACCAATAGGTGATTATGAAAAGGATAGAGTAAGAGAAATTGCTAAAGAAATGGGAATGGCAGTCCATAATAAACCCGATAGTCAAGAAATTTGTTTTGTTAAAGATAATGACTATGCAAATTATGTAAAAAAACATTCTGAAAAGCGTATTGAAGAAGGTTTTTTTGTAGATACTAAAGGAAATGTACTTGGAAAACATAAAGGGATACTATACTATACAATAGGACAAAGAAAAGGTCTTGGAATTACTTTTGGCAAACCAATGTTTGTAGTAGATATAAATCCAATAAATAATACTATTGTCCTTGGAGACAACGAAGAATTATTTAAAAAAGAACTTATTGCAAAAGATGTTAACTTTATATCAATAGACAAACTAGAAGAGCCATTAAGAGTTCAAGCAAAAATAAGATACTCTGCAAAACCATCACCAGCTACTATTTATAATGTTGGAGAAAATACTATTAAAATAGTATTTGATGAAGCTCAAAGAGCTATTACAAAAGGTCAATCTGTTGTAATGTACGATGGAGATATTGTAGTAGGCGGAGGAATAATAGAGAAAAGTTTATAA
- the ruvX gene encoding Holliday junction resolvase RuvX, with amino-acid sequence MLDGRIMGLDVGDKTIGVAVSDLMGLTAQGIKTVRRVGKKKDIEELKAIIKEKQVNKIVSGLPKNMNGTLGPQGEKVIKFCELLKEETGIDVEFWDERLSTVAAERSLLEADVSRQKRKKVIDMLAAVIILQGYLDFKINS; translated from the coding sequence ATGTTAGATGGAAGAATAATGGGTCTTGATGTTGGAGATAAAACTATTGGAGTTGCTGTAAGTGATTTAATGGGATTAACTGCACAAGGGATAAAAACGGTAAGAAGAGTTGGCAAGAAGAAGGATATTGAAGAATTAAAAGCTATAATAAAAGAAAAACAAGTAAATAAAATTGTGTCAGGATTACCAAAAAATATGAATGGTACTTTAGGACCACAAGGAGAAAAGGTAATTAAGTTTTGTGAATTATTAAAAGAAGAAACAGGAATTGATGTAGAGTTTTGGGATGAGAGACTTTCTACAGTAGCGGCAGAGAGATCTTTGTTAGAAGCGGATGTTAGTAGACAAAAAAGAAAAAAGGTTATAGATATGTTGGCAGCAGTAATAATTTTACAAGGATATTTAGATTTTAAAATAAATTCATAA